The nucleotide sequence GATGTTGCCGAACACCTTCGTGCTCATGAAGCCGTGCGCGTAGTCCGCGAGGAGCACGTAGAGCAGGTACCAGAGGAGGAACACCGCCGTCATCGGGAAGACGAACCGGCGCAGGCGGCTGCGCAGCTCGCGGAACTCGGTGCTCTCGTGGGCGCGTTCCCAGATGGTCTCTGACGTGTCCGGGGGCCCGCCGCCGGTGTCCGTCGTGCTCATCGCTGCTCCCTGCGACGTTGCGGAAAGTGACGTGCGACACCGTAGGGACGTGTGAGTCTCGTGTGAAGATTCAGCGGTTCAACAGCCGCGCCAGACGACGAACGGTTGACGAACGGTCGCGCGGCCCCGTCAAACGGGGTTCGTCCAGGTGGAGGCGCAGCATGGCCGCGGTCGACCAGCCGGGGGGTCTGCCCCGCAGGGAGACCAGCGCCATTGCGCCGAACGCCAACGGTACCGACCAGGGTGCCGGTTGCTGGACCAGGATCGCCACCCAGCCGTGCAGCGGCGGCCCGGCGAGGGCGAACAGAATCGAGCCGGACGAGGCCACCAGCCCGGTCAGCACGCCGGCGATCCCGCCGGTCGCGGTCAGCCGCGGCCACCAGATGCCGAGCACCAGCAGCGGGCAGAACGTCGACGCGGCCACGGTGA is from Amycolatopsis mediterranei and encodes:
- a CDS encoding DUF485 domain-containing protein, with translation MSTTDTGGGPPDTSETIWERAHESTEFRELRSRLRRFVFPMTAVFLLWYLLYVLLADYAHGFMSTKVFGNINVGLIFGLLQFVSTFVITGLYVRYANRKLDPVAEKIREDIEGDSAKEQA